A segment of the Oncorhynchus tshawytscha isolate Ot180627B linkage group LG06, Otsh_v2.0, whole genome shotgun sequence genome:
agaacaaattcaagaaagaggacagtattacatagagccattattgcatggaactccgttccatctcatattgctcaaatgaacagtaaacttgctttcaaaaaacagataaagcaacacatTACGGCACAGCGCCTCTCCCCTGtctgacctagatagtttgtgtatttattgatatgtaggctacgtgtgaaGTAGTTGTATCCTTGagctgttctgtattatgtcatgtttcatgttttgtgtggaccccagggagagtagctgctgcttttgcaacagctaatggggatcctaataaaataccaaaaatacCAACAATTTAAATACATTAATTAGGTCCTAACtgggaaaacagatatgcatctgttggtcacagataccttaacaaaaggtaggggcttggatcagaaaaccagtcagtatctggtgtgaccaccatttgcctcatgcagtgcgacacatctccttcacatagagttgatcaggctgttgattgtggcctgtggaatgttgtcccactcctcttcaatggctgtgaaaagttgctggatattgggaactggaacacgctgtgtACACAtagatccagagcattccaaacatgctcaatgggtgacatgtctggtgagtatgcaggccaagaactgggacattttcagcttctaggaattaTCCTTGCGACATGTGGCCGTGCATTACCATACTGGAACGTGAgatgatggtggcagatgaatggcacgacagtgGGCCTCAGTATCTCAGTCACGGCATCACTGTGCATTCAAATAGCCATTGATAAAATGTCCACCAATGGGGgcgctctgttcacaacgttgacatcagcaaattgGTCGCCATACAACACCATaattggtctgcggttgtgaggcttgttggacatactgccaaattctcaaaaacgacattggaggcagcttatgatagagaaatgaacattcaattctctggcaacagctctggtgaacattcctgaaGTCATCATGCTAATTGcacagcattgtgttgtgtgacaaaactgcacattttagagtggccttttattgtccccagcacaaggtgcagctgtgtaatgatcatgctgtttaatgagcttcttgatatgccacacctgtcaggtggatggattatcttggcaaaggaaaaatgctcactaacagggatgtaaacaaattagtccacaaaatgagagaaataagctttttgtgcatatggaacatttctgggatcttttatttcagctcatgaaacgaactctttacatgttgcgtttatattttggttcagtggaTGTTACAGGACGTCCCAGACAACAAGACATAGAAGAGCCGGTAGGGTTTCTGCCTGTTGAGTGTTGGTGAGCAGGAGTGGTTCTGTACAGTACGTATAGAATAAAATCGATAAACAACCAAGAGCCAGGTATGATAAAGGTAGTGGAGTGACAAGACATGGGCTAATGTAGGAATACTGACGATCAGAGAGGCATCAGgcattgtatatatatatctctttaatATCATGAGCGTACACCAAAAACTGAAAACATGCCACGGTATTTTCCAGAAATGTTTTCTTTTATTCACAAAATTCTAATTTCTGTACAGGAAGCAATAACCATGACAAGCATTCACAACGTCATCATCATACATTTCAACAAAGGAACACAATATAAAGAGAGACTGTTTTTCAAATTCATACACATGGAGTCTGTTGAACAGTCATCAAATTGTGTCGTTCAGGGGGAAATAATTAAGTCTGATTCCGTATAGTGGACCATTCCTGGTCTCTTGCACTACAgtccatagatatagatacataaTTTATAGCTAAGGTATGTCCACATCGCATGTGTAATATACCAGGTATGGAAACTAGAAGTCGACACAGCGGCCCTTCCTCTCCCAGTCCCCGTAGCGCGTGGGCTCTGGGCCCCGGGGCCCCCCCTGCTCCTTTGTGGCTGGGTTCACATCATCAGGGAACTCTGAAAAATCAATGGGGAATAATTACAGTGTGAAAGGCAATGGCGCATCCTagaaggtacagttgaagtcagatgtttacatacacttaggttggagtcattaaaacttgtttttcgaccactccacatatttcttgttaacaaactatagttttggcaagtgggttaggacatctactttgtgcatgacaagtaatttttccaacaattgtttacagacagattatttcactgtatcacaattccagtgggtcaaaagtttacatacactaagttgactgtacctttaaacagcttggaaaattccagaaaattatgtcatggctttagaagcttctgataggctaattgatgtcatttgagtcagttggaggtgtacctgtggatgtatttcaaggcataccttcaaactcagtgcctctttccttgacatcatgggaaaatcaaaagaaatcagccaagaactcagaaagaaaattgtagacctccacaagtctggttcatccttgggagcaatttccaaacgcctgaaggtaccacgttcacctgtacaaacaatagtacgcaagtataaacaccatgggaccacgcagccgtcataccgctcaggaaggaggcgcgttgtctcctagagatgaacgtactttggtgcgaaaagtacaaatcaatcacagaaccacagcaaaggaccttgtgaagatgctggaggaaacaggtacaaaagtatctatatccacagtaaaatgagtcctatatcgacataacctgaaaggctgctcagcaaggaagaagccactgctcaaaaactgtcataaaaaagccagactacagtttgcaactgcacatggggacaaagatcatactttttgtagaaatgtcctctggtctgatgaaacaaaaatagaactgtttggccataatgaccatcgttatgtttggaggaaaaagggagaggcttgcaagccgaagaacaccatctcaaccatgacgcacagaggtggcagcatcatgttgtgggggtgctttgctgcaggagtgactggtgcacttcacaaaatagatggcttcatgaggaaggaaaactatgtggatatattgaagcgacatctcaacacatcagtcaagatgttaaagcttggtcgcaaatgggtctggATGGGtcaattggagtggccatcacaaagccctgacctcaatcatatagaacatttatgggcagaactgaaaaagtgtgtgccagcaaggaggcctacaaacctgactcagttacaccagctcggtcaggaggaatgggccaaaattcacccaacttattgtgagaagcttgtggaaggctacccgaaacgtttgacccaagttaaacaatttaaaggcaatgctaccaaatactaattgagtgtatgtaaacttctgacccactgggaatgcgatgaaagaaataaaagctgaaataaatgattctctactattattctgacatttcacattcttaaaataaaatggtgatcctaactgaactagacagggaatttttactagcattaaatgtcaggaattgtgaaaaactgagtttaaatgtatttggcaaaggtgtatgtaaacttccgacttcaacataGTGAAAATAGTTTGTCCTACTTTCAAGGGGATCCTTGGTCTTCTCATCATTCATGTCGAAGCGGCCCTGGGGGGTTTTGGCCTTGCGCAGTGGCTCCTTGTCCTTCACTGCTCCACTGGCTGTCCGCAAGTATCCTTTACACAAGAGAGCCACATCACATCTGATGCATTAGgtcattccacctcaaaaagcacaagaaaaaGGATTGACACCCACCatgtcagattgttctgaaatcgtttaTGTAGTTAGTAACATAtgattagcattcctgaaacattattttgttgacatATAATTTGATCTGTGAGAAAATAAACTAATTGATTACACTCAAGTTGGCCATTTTAATTGATAGGATTCAGACGTTCAATAAATAAATGGTCCAAATAAGATGTTGGGTActacatttattgaatattacctcaatcctataaaatgAAAATAgacaatttgggtgcaatcaattagcttaatttctccaAGATAAAATTAAagttcaacaaaataatgtttcaggaatgccaATCGTATCTGTTTCTATTCACAGAAACAATCTCAGAACAATCTGAGTTGGTGGGTGTCATTTGCTTGCTGAAATTACATTGAAAAACTAACAACGTCATACCTAACCTAGCTGATTATGTGTTGACATTTTGACATATCAACACAAAATGATTGGTAGGTTGAGAAGGGTATCAATATCTTGGTCATTTGTAAACAAATTATGTATATGTGACAATGTAGATTCCATCGTTTTGGTCTCTGTTTCCCAGGGTACccttttttatttatgtatttatttgcaaAAAAACAACTCATTTAAACAAATGGACAATCCAGGGTACATCATAATACTATCAGACACAGTTTGATTTAACAAGGCATAATTGGGGGATTAATGTGCTTGTGGGAAGCAGTAAACTGAACAGTGGTACATCCGACATGATCGTGGTCAAATCCTCTCTGAATGTCCCACTCCCAGGGTACCCTAATTAGTGGAGAACATGTGAAGTGTATAAAGGTACTTAGATCTGTTCAGGTGGACTAGTGTAGAGACTGTGGCATCTTTGCTGAGCTGTACTTGTTTGAGAACCATTTGAGGATCATACTGAATGTTTACAGTGTGGTTGAATTTGTTCAGAAAGTATGTGTTGAGTTTCTCTATCCGTGTTTAGGTTTGGCAGTATTCaactattttttaaatttttttaaagatgcactctcaaacttttgtataatttcagaccgtagttttgaaagtggtgctcacgagccaaaacgAACCAAaccgcaattgagaatcgattccCGTTTAGATTGAGTATTTGGCTGTCTGGGCCAATTCGCTTCTAAACAGAAAATGTAAGGTCCTAGGAATATAAGGGAGTAACGTTATTGGGCTAGCTTATGCCCCACCTGAAAATGCAACGGAATGCATTTGCTCCATTGTTTACATGTTTTAGGGATAGGAACATCAACCTACCTCCCGCTCATCCTTGAGCTTTACCTCAACTGTCACCACAAGTATCCCTGAGTTGATTTCTTTCATTCTCATGTGTACTTTCCTTATTTATCGTGTGTAGTATTTACTGCATTGTTGAGGAacagcttgcaagtaagcatttcactgtactgtttacacctgcACGTtacaaataaacgttgattttgTTGTTTACCTTGCTAACGGTAACTATAGCCATCATGTGCACGCTAAAAGCCTTGAGAAGCAACACTCTTCTTCGAGTTAATACACGCACCTGTAAAAGCAGATTCCACGAATAACCCTTGGGTCACAAGACGTTTCGATGCAGAAGCGCAGACGCTTAGTAGAGACATGTTGATTGCCGTTAGATACACTCACTCGTTCAGAAAGATGGTTAAACAGTAATTTACCAAATGTTCTGGTGTTTTGGCAAGCTTTAATGACGTATGAAAAGTCATCATCTTGCGACAAAATCTAACTTGTAGTAACTACGTATGGTCACCAGGGCGAGCTAAAGTACAGGGTGTGGGTCAATCAGATGCAGCCGAGTAGCCATCACAACACAAACTACCACCACCGGTAAGTCCCTGTGTAAGTGCTTTCATCATAATGTCTTCTAGATGCAGAACGTGAGATAATATCATCATGGAGGGATAGTTATCAATATATGTGGGAAAGTTCATGGGTCTATCATTCTCCTCAAAAAGTGTatacatgtgtacatgtgtgataAAGTGTATTTTGGTTGACATGaccatttgtcacatgcacaggttGAAAGAACCGAacaatttgtaaaaaataaataataaatacaaaaacagatTTTTCATGGGTTAATCTCAGTCTCTCCCTTTCCTTGGATCATTtagcacacaaaaaaatgtagtgTGAAAGAAGTATGGTATAACCTAATCAATCCACCGATCAGTGTTCCTAT
Coding sequences within it:
- the sdhaf4 gene encoding succinate dehydrogenase assembly factor 4, mitochondrial gives rise to the protein MSLLSVCASASKRLVTQGLFVESAFTGYLRTASGAVKDKEPLRKAKTPQGRFDMNDEKTKDPLEKFPDDVNPATKEQGGPRGPEPTRYGDWERKGRCVDF